One stretch of Emys orbicularis isolate rEmyOrb1 chromosome 5, rEmyOrb1.hap1, whole genome shotgun sequence DNA includes these proteins:
- the TMEM165 gene encoding putative divalent cation/proton antiporter TMEM165, which yields MGPGGGRQGPEAAGGRASCRAAALLLLLLLAAPAGLRAALEEETGRNKEPPAPPQQQQPQPAVQGLDPARAEKWPTPVPPVHLISEESADKTNLGFIHAFVAAISVIIVSELGDKTFFIAAIMAMRYNRLTVMAGAMLALGLMTCLSVLFGYATTVIPRVYTYYVSTALFAIFGIRMLREGLKMSPDEGQEELEEVQAEIKKKDEEFQRTKLLNGPGDVETGTGTNIPQKKWLHFISPIFVQAFTLTFVAEWGDRSQLTTIVLAAREDPYGVAVGGTVGHCLCTGLAVIGGRMIAQKISVRTVTIIGGIVFLAFAFSALFISPESGF from the exons atggggccggggggcgGCCGGCAGGGCCCGGAGGCAGCGGGAGGCCGAGCGTCCTGCCGGGCCGCcgcgctgctgctcctgctgctcctggccgcgcCCGCCGGGCTGCGCGCCGCCCTGGAGGAAGAGACCGGCAGGAACAAGGAGCCGCCGGCGccgccacagcagcagcagccgcagcccgCGGTGCAGGGGCTAGATCCGGCCCGGGCCGAG AAATGGCCCACGCCAGTTCCTCCAGTTCATCTTATCAGTGAAGAATCTGCTGATAAAACTAATTTGGGGTTTATTCATGCTTTTGTGGCTGCCATATCAGTCATCATTGTGTCAGAACTGGGGGATAAGACCTTCTTTATTGCAGCCATCATGGCAATGCGTTATAATCGTTTGACTGTAATGGCTGGTGCCATGCTTGCCTTAGGACTGATGACATGCTTATCAG ttttatttGGCTATGCCACCACAGTTATCCCCCGAGTGTACACATACTATGTGTCAACTGCACTGTTTGCAATTTTTGGCATCAGAATGCTTCGGGAAGGCTTGAAGATGAGCCCAGATGAGGgtcaggaggagctggaggaagtTCAAGCAGAAATCAAGAAAAAAGATGAAGAA TTCCAGAGAACAAAACTATTAAATGGGCCAGGAGATGTGGAAACAGGGACAGGCACAAATATACCTCAgaagaagtggctgcattttattTCTCCAATTTTTGTTCAAGCTTTTACTTTAACGTTCGTAGCAGAATGGGGTGATCGCTCTCAATTGACAACAATAGTCCTGGCAGCAAGAGAG GATCCCTATGGTGTGGCAGTGGGAGGAACAGTAGGACACTGTCTTTGCACTGGGTTAGCAGTTATTGGCGGAAGGATGATAGCACAAAAAATTTCTGTTAGGACTG TGACAATCATAGGAGGCATTGTTTTCTTGGCATTTGCATTCTCTGCACTATTTATAAGCCCGGAGTCTGGTTTTTAA